The DNA sequence CTTTAACCGTAACCTCCGATATTTTCGGCGACAATACCGAATCCCTCCTTTTGGCTGCCGGTTTAAACGAGATTCAGGCTATAGGCAGGGCTATGGGGGCGACTCATCCCGAAACCTTTACATCGATTTCCGGAGTAGGCGACCTTGACGTAACCTGCCGAAGTAAATACGGAAGAAACCGCCGTTTCGGTAACGAAATTATCACAAAAAAGATTCTTCTTTCCTTTGAGAATTTGGACGATCTTATTAAAAATATCGATAAGATAGGCTATTTGCCGGAAGGCGTAGTGGCCTGTAAATACCTGAACATTCTTGCAGAAAAGCGTAATTTAAAGCTGCCCATATGTTCGGGGCTTTATAAAATCTTAAACAAAGAATTAAAACCTCTTGACTTAATAGAAAACTTATTACAGGGAGATACAAAGTAATGCTCGAAAATATTACCGAAAAATTCAGCGGGATAATGCGCTCTTTGAGCGGTAAATCCAAAATTACCGAAAAAAATATTGAAGATACAATCGAAGAAATAAAAACGGCCCTTTTGGATGCCGACGTAAACTTGCGCGTTGTACGCCGTTTTATAAATGCTACAGCAGAAGAAGCCAAGGGCGAAAGGGTTTTAAAATCCGTCGATCCCGGGCAGCAGTTTACAAAAATTGTATACGATAAGATGACCTCCTTTTTAGGGGACGAGAAAAAAGCCCTCGATCTAAGGGGGCCTGATACCCAATCGGTTATCCTCTTTTTAGGTCTACAAGGTTCGGGAAAGACTACCAGTGCCGCAAAATTGGCCTTAAAGCTTAAAAACGAGGGCAGAAAGCCCTTGCTGGTTGCCTGCGACCTTGTCCGACCTGCCGCCGTAGAGCAGCTTTCCGTTTTAGGCGGAAATATCAGCGTTCCGGTCTACAAGGAAGAAACTAAAGATGCGGTAAAAGTAGCAAAAAATGCTCTGGCCTTTGCCAAAAAGAACTTTTATGACACGGTCATAGTTGATACGGCAGGCCGTCTTCAAATCGATGAAGACATGATGAAGGAAATCGTCAATATTAAATCTGCCGTAAAACCTATGGAAACCATTCTTGTTGCAGATTCAATGACCGGTCAAAGTGCCGTTGATGTTGCAAAGGAATTTGACGAGCAGGTAGGGCTTTCAGGCTTAATCCTCACCAAATTCGACTCCGATACTCGAGGCGGTGCCGCCCTTTCCTTAAAGACCATAACAGGTAAGCCCATTTTTTACATAGGAACAGGCGAAAAACTCGAAGACCTTGAACCCTTTTATCCCGACCGCATTGCAAGCCGTATCTTGGGCATGGGCGACATTGTTTCTCTTGTAGAAAAGGCCCAAGCTCTTTACGACGAAGAAGAGGCGGAAAAGCTTCAAAAAAAGATGCAAAGCGAAAGTTTCAGCCTTGCAGATATGCTAATGCAGTTGGAGCAGGCCGAAAAAATGGGGCCCTTAGAGTCAATGCTCGATATGATTCCCGGGCTTTCAGGCCAAATAGATAAAGATAAGCTTGACCTTTCTCTTCTCAAACGCCAAAAAGCCATAATTCAATCGATGACCTTAAAGGAAAGAGATAATTTCCGCATTATCGGACCGCCCCGCCGTAAACGCATCGCAAAGGGCTCAGGAACCTCTGTAGGCGATGTAAACAAGCTTTTAAAGCAATTTGAAAAGACCCGTCAAATGATGCGAAAGGTGTCAAAAAACAAGGGGTTGCAAGCAAAAATGATGTCCGGCGGACTTTTCGGATAATTTTCCCCATTAAAATTAAAAGGCCTTGAAGCGTTAAGCTCAAGGCCTTTTTAGATGAACTCGGTTTATTTTTAAGAATGCATCTTTTTTTCCGATTTTGCTTGGCATTGAATACATTTTAAAGCATATGGCAGGGCCTTTAGTCTGTCTTCAGGTATATGGTCCTTGCAAGTAATACATTTTCCGTACTTACCCTCTCTTATTCTTTCCAATGCAGAATCAATCTTTTGCAGCTTTTTTACATTATTTTCTCCGATAAATTCGAGCATATCTCTATCGGTACTATATGATGCCAGATCTGCAAAGTCTTTGGGAATGCTGTTCGCTAAGGTTTCTTCATACTCCTCATCGTTTTTCTGCAATGAAGCGAGTATTTCTTCCCTCTCTTTTAGCAAATATTCGTTCATTTCCTCAATAAACTTCTTTTTCATACACATCTCCTAGTTGACAATTTTTTTAATAGACTTTAGAATTATACGACTAAATCAAGCAAAAAGCAAACGTTTTTTTTGAATTTATTCATTTTTTTGGAGGTCTTGTGGCTAAGGAAGAAGCAATTGAAGTTGAAGGTATTGTTAAGGAGTCTCTTCCCAATACTATGTTTAGGGTTGAGTTAAAAAACGGTCATGTTATTTTGGCTCATTTATCGGGAAAGATGCGGAAGCATTATATTAAAATCGTACCGGGAGATACGGTAAAAGTTGCCTTATCCCCCTATGACTTGACAAGAGGCCGAATTATCTTCAGAGAGAGATAAGCTCTAATCGAATATCGCCATATAGCCTTTCCTTATTCGGAGGACGCCCTCTGTAACAAGGGATAAGGCTAAAAGAAATCCAAAAATTCCTAAAAAGATGATACTCTTAAACAGCAGGAGACCTACTATGGTAAGTATTATGCCGCGTATAAGTATTCTGAATGCCTCACTTCTGCTAATCTTTTCTCTTTTCTTTGCATTTTCACTTCGGACCTTCCTCCAATTTTTCCACCAATTGGAGCTGAAAATGTCGTCTCCAAAGGGGTTTGTGTCTTGACCGTAAGTATAGGTTCTCGCAGAGGAGCTAAAGGGGCTTGACATACTGAGGTCGTAGTCTCTTCTTTTTTGAGGGTCAGAGAGAACGGAATAAGCCTCGCTTATATGCTTAAATTTTTCTTCAGCTACCTTGCTATCCGGGTTTTTGTCGGGATGATACTTCATAGCCAAGGCTCTATATGCCTGTTTAATTTGATCTTCATCAGCATTATTAGAAACATTCAGTGTATTGTAATAATTTTCCATTAGCCGATCACCGTTCCTTTAAAATCTTTACCGTCGAGAATATTTTCCAGATTCTCAATATCCTTTCCGGCAGCACATATAACCTTTATACCTGCTTTTTGAGCTCTTTGGCTTGCTATGGGGTCAAAGGGGGTATTTTTTCCGGGTACCCATTCCGTTCCGACTATTTTTATAAAATCTTCCCAAGAAATTGAATCGATGGGGTTTGCTTCAGGATTCTTTTTAGGATCATCGGTATAGACTTTGGCAATGTTTGAAAGATTAACAACGAGCTCACCTGAAAATCTTTCTGCAAGGACTACGGCATCATTATCCGTAGAAAAACCCGGTTTCCAGCCTGCTGCAACCAGTATTTGACCGCCGAACATATCTACTGTTGTCGGGTCATAAACGACAGGGTTGGGGCAAAGATCTTCAAAAACAGCCTTTACAAGCTGGGCATTGAGTCTTGTAGCCATTATTCCTATCCAATCTGCTTCATCATTTTTGGCAGAGGCCTTTCGTAGGTCACAAACTGTCCTATATGTGTTTTGATACTCTCTGGCAGGAGCTCCGCCCCCGATTACCATAATAATTTTTCGTGATGAATCTTGCGAAAGCCAAGTCCTGATAGTTTTTGAAAATTTATCTAAAAAATCGAAATCCGGTTTATCCGGGGCTACTATAGAGCCTCCTACCGACAAAACAGTTACCATACTATCCCTCCTCAAGGATAATTGCTTATATACTAACAACTATACATAAAAAAAAGTTTCTTAAAAATTTCAGTTAAATGCATTATATCGAATTCCGAGGCTCCGGCTGACGATAAAAGCTCAATAAAAAAGGTCTCGTTTATTTTTTTTCCTCCTTTTTTAAATAGTCCTAAGCCCGAAAGGTATTTGCATATCTGTTCCGAGTTTTCTTGAATCATCTTCATTGAAGCCTTTTGCAAGTAAATGTTTTTTTCTATGTTTGGATTATTCTTTTCTGTCAGCGGATTATTCTTTTCCGCTATATACAGGGAATAGCAAAGAATAAGCACGGCATGGGAAAGATTATAGGAGCCGAAGTCTTTTTCAGCGGGAATATTAACGGAAAAAGAGCATATATTAAGCTCTTCATCGATAAGACCTGTGCGTTCATTTCCAAAAACAAGGCCTAATCTGCCTCCGTAGAATTTTTTTAAATCAAGACAGAGGTCTTCGGGGCTTATTCCTAAATCTTTACGTTTATGACCTGTTCGTCTGCTGGTTCCTATTAAAACAGAACAATCAGATGCGGCTTTTTTTAGGCCATCGATGGTAGGAGGGTAAAAATGGGCATTTTTCCATACATTGGAGGCGTGAAGGGCCAGTTTTAAGACTTCCGTTTCATCGTAATCTTCCTTGTTTCCCGTAATTCTCAAATCCTTAAAACCGGTATTTGCCATAACTCTGCATACGGCTCCTATGTTTGCACTTGTTTCAGGTCGGCAAAGAATAATTGTTTTTTCAAAGTTCATTTTTGTATATTGCCGTCATTCAGCCCTTATGTCAAGAGAAATTAAAAAAAATCTTAAAATTTGCAAAAATAAACTACAACCTTATAAATATTAGCCGATACTGTAACTGTAAAAGGGGTTCTTTGTTATTGTATGGTATTCTTTGAATTATTAAAAGTAAAAGTTACGGAAAAATAGATTTTTTTTTGTTTTATATTTGACTTTTTTTTAAATAAAGGGTATAATAGAGTTTGGATATACTGGATTATTTCTTTATTTTGAAAATAAATCGGGAGAATTATGAGTAATAACAGTGTTATAGCCGGCTTTGATGATGAAAAAGATGATAGCTTGAAGATTCGGCTTCAAAGAGTAGATGGACTTGACAAATGCGTAGTTGTTTTTTTGAACGGCTACATTGATACCTATAACTCTGCGTTTTTTCAAAAACGCATTGCTAAGATTATAGACAGCGGTTTTATACAGATTGTATTTAACTGTGCGGCTTTAAATTACGTTTCATCCACAGGTATAGGTTCGTTTACAGCCTTTTTAAAAACAGTAAAACCAAGAGGCGGGGATATAGTCTTATTGGATATTCAGCCAAAGGTATACGAAATATTTCAGCTTTTAGGCTTTTCACAATTTTTTAATATTAAGGATGCTTTGTCTGATGCAGTGTCATTTTTCCAAAGTTCAAGTACAACTGCAAACACACAAGTATTTCCCAAAATATTTGCCTGTCCTATATGTTCAAAGAAACTCAAGGCCACTAAGGCCGGACGTTTTAGATGCTCGGAATGTAAAACTATATTGGCTATCGATAATAATGCTCAAGTCTTTTTGGGCTAAATTTTAGTTCTATTAAAATCATTGCAGTTTGTAGGCAAGTTTTCTTCAATAAAGCTTATAAACTGCAATAGGTGTTTCCAAGCTTATCTTTGAATTTCTAAAACTATTTTTATCTTACAAACGAATTAACCGAGAGCGGGGAACCTATCCATATCCCTTCGGCTCCTAGGTACTCCTTTTTTTTGCCGTTAATCAAAAACTGAACGGAGCTTACCGTGGAAAATTCGCATGCCGTAAAGACTATTTGTTCAAGCTGGGCTTGATAGGCCTCTATCCCGTATCTGTTAAATTGAAAGTCTTCGCTTATATTTACTTCTGCAACCCCGTTTTTTACCTCAATCGATAAAAGCTTTGTATCGGGAGGAATAAAGGAGCGGAATCCTTGTTTTGCTTCTTCCGTTGTGGGACCTTTAAGGAGGCTGTTTATGGCATCGGTTAAGGGTGAATCCGTTTTTACAAGCTGCCTCATAACCGGCTTTCTTACTAATTTGCCGTCCGAATCTATTTTTACCAAATAAATTTTAGCACTACGTTTTTCGGATATTTTTTCTTTTTTTTGCTCAAGTTTAGCTTCTTCTTTTTTAGATTCGTCTTTGTTTTTGGCTTCAGAGTTTTTTTTGCCGGTTTGAGTTTCCGTTTTAGCCGGTTTTTCATTTGATTTTTGAGTGCTTGGCTTTTTTTCTTCTTTAGGTTTATCCGCAGCCGTAGATTTTTCCTGTTCCGAATCTTTTTTAGCGGTTTTTTGTTCTTTTTCGACAGTTTTTTTAGGTTCGATTTTGACCTTTTCTTCAGAAGAATTTTCTTCATTTTTTTCTTCTGCTCTGATTTTTTCTATTTCGTTTTGAATGCCTTCAAGGTCTACTTCATTTTGCTTTTCTTCTTGCGGTTCTTTTTTTTGGAATATGCTTACTGCATTCGTTTTTTCAAAAACACGGGCAATATTGTCCTTGTTGATAAAAAAGAGCAGGGCAACCAATAAAATAAATGCAAGCCAAAAAAAACAGCCTAAAGATGTATTTTTCTTTCCCATAATTACCCACATAATAATATATTTTAGAAAAAAATACTATACTTTTTATAAAAAAGTATATACATAATGTTAAAAAAATTGTATAATCGTAGGATATGATAATAGCGATTGATGGACCTGCAGGCTCAGGCAAGAGTACTCTTGCAAAGATGCTTGCTGAACACTTGAACATTACATTTATGAATACGGGTAGTTTTTATAGGGCATTAGCTCTGGCTGTATTGCGTTCTTTCGGAGGCGGAAATGACGGAAGCGGCGGACAAACTCCCGATCTTTCGGATGAAGAAAAATGGACATCCTTTGCAGAAAAGACGGAACTTTTTTATATAAACGGCTCAATGTTTTTAGGTAATGAAAATGTTGAGGCTTATCTTCGAAGCGATGCTGTAGAATCCATTGTCGCCCCTCTTTCAGCTATAGTTCCTATAAGGCATATTTTAAATAAGAAAATTCGTGAAGAAGCCGCTAAAACCGGAGCTGTTTGCGAAGGGCGGGATATGACAACCGTTGTTTTTCCTAATGCCGATATTAAGTTTTATCTTGATGCTTCTGTAGAGGCCAGGGCAAAAAGGCGCTTTGATCAGGGAACAAGCAATCTTTCGCTTGAAGAAATAAAAAAAACGATTCTCGAAAGAGATGAGGTTGATAAAAACAAAAAAGAAGGGAGCTTAAAAGTAGCTCCTGACGCGGTGTATCTGGATACATCTGATTTAAATATAAATGAAGTTTATGCAAAAATGCTGGCGGAGGTGTCGGCAATAATGCCGGCATCAAAGTCGGAAAATATCAATAATAAAGGGTTATCTATGGAAAAGATGGAAGTGGTAAAGGATGTTGAAAAAGACTCCAACGGAAACATCCAAGCACAATTACAAGAGGAGTACTTAAATAATTTTGAGGCTCCTGAGGCGGGGACAATTAAAGAAGGTTATGTTGTTGCTGTAAACAACGGAACCGTTTTTGTCGATGTAGGCGGTAAATCCGAGGGTCATATTCCTTTGGATGAGTTTGATGAAGAACCTAAGGTAAACGATAAGGTAAATGTACTTATCGAAAAAACCGAAAGCTCAAACGGTCATTTATCCGTATCAAAACTCAAGGCCGATAGGCTTATTCTTCAAAAAGAGTTTAAACAGGCTTATGCCGATAAAACTCCGATTGAGGGTACTATCGCAAAGCAGGTTAGGGCCGGCTATGAGGTAAAGCTCGGCGGCGGATTGACTGCTTTTTTACCTTTGAGTCAGGCAGATGTATCCAGAGTGGAAAAGCCTGAAACCTTGGTAGGCGTAAAGTCTAAATTCTACATTGAAAAATTGAGCTTTAATTCACGCTCAGGTGAAAATATTGTTGTAAACAGGCGTAAGTACATGGAAGGGCGTACCGAAAAAGCAAGAGACGCTTTTTTTGAAAATACAAAGATAGGCGATACCGTAAAGGGAACTGTTAAGAGCTTTACCAGTTTCGGTGCCTTTATCGATTTGGGCGGTTTTGACGGCCTCTTACATATCAATGATATGAGTTGGGGCCATGTAACCCGTCCTAAGGACTTCGTAAAGAAGGGCGAGGAAATAGAGCTTAAGGTAATCCGCCTTGATCCGGAGAACAAGAGAATAAACCTCTCATTAAAGCATTTTAGTCAAGATCCTTGGCTTCAGTTTGAAGAGAAGTTCCATGTTGACGATATCGTTACCGGAACGGTTACAAAGACTACAGACTTCGGTGCCTTTATTGAATTGGATGAAGGAATCGAAGGTTTGGCCCACATCAGCGAATTCAGCTGGGTTAAAAAGATTAATAAGCCTGAAGATATCTTAAAGCCCGGAGATAAGGTAACATGTATGATTCTCGGCTACGATATTCAGGCTGGAAGAGTTTCTTTGGGTCTAAAACAGGTTACAGACAACCCATGGGATACGATTGAAGAGCGTTACCCTGTAGGAACACGCTTAACCCGAAAGGTCGTTAAAATTACAAATGCAGGCGCCTTTATTTCTCTTGAAGAAGGTATTGACGGATTTTTACATGCAGACGATATTTCATGGATTAAACGAGTAAAGCATCCCGGAAGCGAGCTTGAAGTAGGCAAAGAAATCGAAGTTATTGTTATCGAGTGCGATGCCGAATCGAGAAGAATCCGTTTGGGCATTAAACAGCTTACCGATGATCCGTGGGAAAAATTCGGAGCCGCTTATAAGGTCGGTTCTACTGTTGAAGGTGAAGTTTCCTCAATTACCGACTTCGGCGTATTTGTAAAGGTTCCCGGAGATATCGAGGGCTTAATCCACAAGCAAAATTTGGTTGAGTCCAGAGATGAAACACCTGAAGAAGCTCTTGCTAAATATGCTGTAGGAGATAAGATCAAGGCTGTGGTAATCGAAATAAATCCGAGAAACAAAAAAACCGCTTTCTCGATTAAAGATTTTAAGCGAAAACAACAGCAGGAAGAAATTTCTCAGTACATGTCAACCGAACAAGAAGATGATGATTCATCTTATACTCTTGGAGACCTTTTAAAGAATAAACCGGAGTAAATCCGTTTGTCTTATGAGTACGGTTGAGAGCATTAAAAGAGATAAGCTTAATACTCTTATAAACACAAGCTTGCTGATAAACTCAAATTATTCGGATTTGAGTGTTCTTTTGGAGAAGATTGTGGAATCGGCAATGGAAGTTGTGGAAGGGGATGCGGCGTCTCTTTTAATGCTTGAGCCGGATGGTGAAAGACTTAGGTTTGAAATTGCAATAGGTCCTAAGGGGATTGAAGCAAAAAAGATGGTGCTTGCCTTGGACGGTATTGCCGGCTGGGTTATAAAATACAATCGGAGTGCCATCATAAACGATGTATTAAGCGATCCCCGCTTTGATCCTACCGTGCAAAAGGTTACAGGTTACAAAAACCGTAATATGATTGCAGTCCCCATGCGTATTAAAGACGAATGTATCGGGGTGATTGAAGTCTTAAACAAGAGAGACGAAAAAGATTTTGATGCAGACGATTTAAACGTATTGGAACTTTTTGCTACGCAGACGGCTATTGCCTATCAAAATGCAAAGCATTATGAGAAGTCCCGGGAAGAAATTATTTGCCTTCAAGATCAGCTGGAGCAGGATAGGGGCTACCATACTTTTATTGCAAAAAGCAAGGTGATGAGCGAAAAGCTTGAGCTATGCCGTAATATAGCGGCTTCCGATGCCTCCGTACTCATATTGGGTGAGAGCGGGGTTGGAAAAGAGCTGATTGCCGAACAGCTTCACTTGAATTCGAGGCGTGTTAATAATCCCTTTATAAGGGTGAACTGTGCAGCCTTACCCGAAGGCTTGCTTGAAAGCGAGCTTTTCGGTCATGTAAGAGGGGCCTTTACGGATGCAATTTCGGATAGAAAGGGCAGGTTTGAACTGGCCGATAAGGGAACTATTTTTTTGGATGAAATAGGCGATATCCCTTTAACCTTACAGACAAAGCTTTTAAGGGTTTTGCAGGAAATGGCCTTTGAAAGAGTAGGTTCAAATAAAACTCTTACGGTTGATACCCGAATTATTGCTGCCACAAATAAAAATATAGAAGAGCTTGTAAAACTGGGGAAATTCAGATCGGATCTTTACTACCGCTTAAACGTCTTGCCGATATATATTCCGCCTCTTAGAAATAGGAAGGATGATATACAGGAGCTGGCCCATTTCTTTTTGAAGAAGTTCAGCAAAGAAGTAAAAAAGCCGTTTTTAGGTTTTTCGCCTGATGCGGAAAAGCTTATAAATGCTTATTTTTGGCCGGGAAATATTCGGGAACTTGAAAATGCCGTTGAGAGGGCCTGTGTTTTGGGTAAGCCGCCCTATATTGAGGAAAAGGATTTGCTTCTAAAATTTGAATCCTCCTCTTTTGAACCTGAGGTTAATTATTCAAATCCGGATTTAAAATCGGCCGTAAATGATTTTAAAAAATCTTTTATTGTCAAAATTTTAAATGAACATAAATGGAATCAAACAGCTGCTGCCGAAAAGCTCGGAATACAGCGTACATATTTATCGAGATTGATAAAAGAGCTCGAAATTAAGGAGATATAAAATGGTTTTGGAAGAAAATAAAGATTTGGCACAAAAAATTAATGACTTTTTAGTCCAGTATAGAAGAATAGTGCTTGGCATTTTAGTTTGTATTTTGGTTGCCGTTGCCGGTATTATTGTTTGGTTTGTAACCGCTGAAAATTCCAAGAAAACTTCGGTAACAAGTGTTGAAAAAATTATTTATGAGTTTGAAGACTTTAAACGTGAAGATCGAGCTAAAAATCCTACAGCTGAAGATGATGCCGAGGATAACGAAAAAACCGTTTCTGCAGCCGTAAAAGAAGCTGAGGACAAGGCTATTGAAGAATTAAAAACCCTTGGTTCAAAATATTCTTCTTCCTATGCCGGCTTTAGGGCAAATACTACGATAGCCGAAATTTATTTTCAGCGAAAAATGTATGAAGACGCTTTAAAATTCTATGAGCTTGCAGCAAAAGCCGTAAAAAATTCTTATATAGAAGGAGTTGCCTCTTTTAATGCTGCAGCCTGTGCTGATGAGTTAGGAGATAAAGAAAAAGCTCTCGCTTATTACGAACGAGCCTCGAAGGTTGAAAATTTTCCGCTGATTCCTAGGGCTCTTTTTAATACGGGCCGCCTGTATGAGGCTTTGTCAAAAAAAGAAGATGCCATTCTTTCTTATAACAGGCTTTTGGAAAGATATCCGCAAAATGAATGGGCACTTCTTGCAAAATCCCGTATAATTGTTCTTACAGGAAACGATAAGCAGTAAGTTATTTTAAGGATAAATTCGGTATTACCCGGTTTATCCTTAACAGAGGTCATATGCTTGGGAAAAAACTATTATGTTTATTAAGTGTTTTTATTTTTTTCTCCTGCGGTATAGATGATATTGTTTATTTGGAGCCTCCAAAATTAACTCATAATCCTACAGGATATATCGATGAAGCTCAGATGTATTTTGAGTTTGAAACCTCAGATAAAGAAAATTTAAATGCTGCTTTAGGTTTTTTTAAGGGCTTTGAAGTGTATTACCGTATTTATGAATCGAAAACAGATTGTGAAAATCTGATAAAAAATATGGTGCAATATAATGAGTCAAATCCTGCCAACTCAGTTAATTACCTACTGTCATCTTATAATTATAAGCTGTTAACCTATCAGGGACACTCCTATCAAGATAGACCTATTGTTCCGGCTTCAGGTTCTCCTGTCAACCGTAGAGTGAGATTCCGTATTGAAGCACTTACCTCCTATCCTAATGTTTTTAGTATAGACGGAACAATACAAGGTAAGGTCTTACGTCAATTCGGTGAAGACTTTACTGCTGCAAAGCGCGGGGACGATGATGTTCAGTCTTCAAGTAACCCTTCTACGAATTCATTTTATGTTGCAGTCTTTGCTGCAACTTACGGCTTTGATAAAAGCTTTCGACCTCTTTATAGCAGTCTTATTTCATTGGGTTATGTTGAAATAAAAAAGAATACATAGTTTTATATGTATAAAAAAAATACTGTATAAAAAAATACTTGAAATTTTCAATACGATATGGTAGAATCAGCGTGCGAGGCATTTTATGAAAATATTGAAGCTTTTCATTTTTTGTATTGTTTGTTTGCTTATAAGTTCATGCAGTCGAAGGTTATCTGAAGTCGATGCCGTTAAGTATAATATCGATGAAGTCTTAAATAAAAATGAACCTATTACCATAAATATTTGGCATTATTATAGTGCAAGTCAAAAAGAAAATTTTGACAGTCTTATAGATAATTTTAATGCTTCCGAGGGGGCTAAATACGGAGTGTATGTCCGTGGTATCAGAAGGGCAGGAAATGCAAGCGAAATATCTTCATTTTTAGCAGATGCTCTTTCTCAAAAACTTGGAGCAGATGAAACTCCCGATATTTTTTCGGCCTATCCCGATACGGCCTATGATTTCAACAAACAAGGTCTTTTGTTGGATTTAGCCGATTTTTTTACCGAAAAAGAAAAGGATGAATATGTAAAAAGTTTTTTATATTCCTCCGGGTTTGGAGTAAAAGATGAAATTAAACTCTTTCCTGTTGCAAAAGCTACTGAGGTTTTTGTTTTAAATAAGACTGCATGGAAGCCTTTTGCAGAAGCCATGGGCGTTTCTTACCGTGATTTAGTTACCTGGGAAGGTTTAGTAAAAGTTGCAGAATTATATCATAAGTGGACCGATTCATTAACAGCAGAGCCTAATGACGGTAAACCTTTTTTTGGGCGGGATGCATTGAGTAACTATATTTTAGTCGGTACTTATGAACTCGGCAACAGTATTTTCAATGTATTGGAAAACGGTGATGTTGAGCTTGTCTTGGATAAGAAAACCTTGCGTACCTGTTGGGATAATTATTATGTTCCGTTTGTCAAAGGTTTTTTTACTGCAAAGGGCAGGTTTAGGGCTGATGATTTAAAAACCGGAGACATCATTTCCTGTGTAACTTCGACTTCATCCGCAATAT is a window from the Treponema denticola genome containing:
- a CDS encoding sigma-54-dependent Fis family transcriptional regulator, whose amino-acid sequence is MSTVESIKRDKLNTLINTSLLINSNYSDLSVLLEKIVESAMEVVEGDAASLLMLEPDGERLRFEIAIGPKGIEAKKMVLALDGIAGWVIKYNRSAIINDVLSDPRFDPTVQKVTGYKNRNMIAVPMRIKDECIGVIEVLNKRDEKDFDADDLNVLELFATQTAIAYQNAKHYEKSREEIICLQDQLEQDRGYHTFIAKSKVMSEKLELCRNIAASDASVLILGESGVGKELIAEQLHLNSRRVNNPFIRVNCAALPEGLLESELFGHVRGAFTDAISDRKGRFELADKGTIFLDEIGDIPLTLQTKLLRVLQEMAFERVGSNKTLTVDTRIIAATNKNIEELVKLGKFRSDLYYRLNVLPIYIPPLRNRKDDIQELAHFFLKKFSKEVKKPFLGFSPDAEKLINAYFWPGNIRELENAVERACVLGKPPYIEEKDLLLKFESSSFEPEVNYSNPDLKSAVNDFKKSFIVKILNEHKWNQTAAAEKLGIQRTYLSRLIKELEIKEI
- a CDS encoding tetratricopeptide repeat protein, which encodes MVLEENKDLAQKINDFLVQYRRIVLGILVCILVAVAGIIVWFVTAENSKKTSVTSVEKIIYEFEDFKREDRAKNPTAEDDAEDNEKTVSAAVKEAEDKAIEELKTLGSKYSSSYAGFRANTTIAEIYFQRKMYEDALKFYELAAKAVKNSYIEGVASFNAAACADELGDKEKALAYYERASKVENFPLIPRALFNTGRLYEALSKKEDAILSYNRLLERYPQNEWALLAKSRIIVLTGNDKQ
- a CDS encoding extracellular solute-binding protein gives rise to the protein MKILKLFIFCIVCLLISSCSRRLSEVDAVKYNIDEVLNKNEPITINIWHYYSASQKENFDSLIDNFNASEGAKYGVYVRGIRRAGNASEISSFLADALSQKLGADETPDIFSAYPDTAYDFNKQGLLLDLADFFTEKEKDEYVKSFLYSSGFGVKDEIKLFPVAKATEVFVLNKTAWKPFAEAMGVSYRDLVTWEGLVKVAELYHKWTDSLTAEPNDGKPFFGRDALSNYILVGTYELGNSIFNVLENGDVELVLDKKTLRTCWDNYYVPFVKGFFTAKGRFRADDLKTGDIISCVTSTSSAIYLPSKVIDSAGNSTFIDLDVLPIPHFRNAKRKTVVQQGAGMAVLKSDIKRETAAVLFLKWFTEMQKYSEFAVSTGYLPVKKKELETESLTAAFCTDDVCILPVVQDAIRISMETMKSLDLYFQPAFKNSDKARNILADLLQERAKRDRAKVLEKIQAGQKYNEAVNEFLGDNVFEEWLKELEKQLFDLK